A window of the Brassica napus cultivar Da-Ae chromosome A2, Da-Ae, whole genome shotgun sequence genome harbors these coding sequences:
- the LOC106423763 gene encoding uncharacterized protein LOC106423763, whose product MAGARLLDMSRVPFIPGRIHATNNEFQRYGPKGFMEIKILQNDNLYVRVDLPGVPDDGVRHRVDSVRQKVVFFSGEETLSDGDDKKNAREYAGTAGLGCDCCEITGVDAKMKDGVLRMIVSRVKVKDHDNKCTLFLPPNTGKSGRYNMDEPALNMAKVVEDHPFVVKGPKRSENSVQRRGDGSVWVSFDLPGVCGDDILVLPNENEVKFYGENKEVYEHDESCRIFMGAVMEFPF is encoded by the exons ATGGCTGGGGCAAGATTACTTGACATGTCGAGAGTTCCATTCATCCCAg GGAGGATACACGCGACCAACAACGAGTTCCAGAGATACGGTCCGAAGGGTTTCATGGAGATCAAGATCCTCCAAAACGACAACCTTTACGTCCGTGTCGACTTGCCCGGTGTTCCAGACGACGGGGTCCGCCACAGAGTCGACTCCGTGAGGCAAAAGGTTGTCTTTTTCTCCGGTGAAGAGACTCTCAGCGACGGAGACGACAAGAAAAACGCCCGTGAGTACGCTGGAACCGCCGGTTTAGGGTGTGACTGCTGTGAGATAACGGGAGTGGATGCGAAGATGAAAGATGGAGTGTTGAGGATGATTGTGTCGAGGGTCAAAGTCAAAGACCATGACAACAAGTGTACTCTCTTTCTCCCTCCCAACACAG GTAAATCTGGGAGATACAATATGGATGAACCTGCTTTGAACATGGCTAAAGTGGTGGAGGACCATCCATTTGTGGTGAAAGGTCCTAAGCGTTCAGAAAATAGTGTACAACGAAGAGGTGATGGAAGTGTTTGGGTTTCATTCGACTTGCCAGGTGTTTGTGGTGATGATATATTGGTGCTTCCCAATGAGAATGAAGTCAAGTTCTATGGTGAGAACAAGGAGGTCTATGAGCACGACGAGAGTTGCCGTATCTTCATGGGAGCCGTCATGGAGTTCCCCTTTTGA
- the LOC106423772 gene encoding uncharacterized protein LOC106423772: MKDGVLRMIVSRVKVKDHDNKCTLFLPPNTGKSGRYNPDESPWNLAELEDHPFVVKGRKDSSTSEATSDGGRLFSLDLPGVCGDDMLVLPNENEVKFYGENKEVCEHDESFISNVYLVLVLIRYQVFMF; this comes from the exons ATGAAAGATGGAGTCTTGAGGATGATTGTGTCTAGGGTCAAAGTCAAAGACCATGACAACAAGTGTACTCTCTTTCTCCCTCCCAACACAG GCAAATCTGGAAGGTACAATCCAGATGAATCTCCGTGGAACTTGGCTGAGTTGGAGGATCATCCCTTTGTGGTGAAAGGTCGTAAGGACTCGTCCACTTCAGAAGCAACATCTGATGGAGGCCGTCTCTTTTCGTTGGATCTGCCAGGTGTTTGTGGTGATGATATGCTGGTGCTTCCCAATGAGAACGAAGTCAAGTTCTATGGTGAGAACAAGGAGGTGTGTGAGCACGATGAGAGTTTCATTTCAAATGTCTATCTTGTTTTAGTTTTGATTCGCTACCAAGTCTTCATGTTTTAA
- the LOC106413422 gene encoding glutathione S-transferase T2-like: MGGESNDPNQTKSTTNACKETRCKWSPIEDVVLISAWLNTSNDPFVGNEQKASAFWKRIGAYYSSSPPISSLPKRESSNYKQRWQKISDSVSKFVGCYNQAVSQRTSGQSEDDVVQVAYQFYFNDYNTKFVLEHAWREHRHNQKWCSSYSSQNSKSGGSSKRTKLDKAGTFSSSSNTESNIDKEFMAHPLGVKSSKRKEKKVFTKTTQEERKSNSQSRLENLWALKEKYIAEIKKLTKMELLKSLLGETEQLSEKEETLKNKIIDEML, from the coding sequence ATGGGTGGAGAAAGCAATGATCCAAATCAAACTAAGAGCACAACCAATGCTTGTAAGGAAACAAGATGCAAGTGGAGTCCAATCGAAGATGTTGTTCTTATTAGTGCATGGTTAAACACGAGTAATGATCCGTTTGTTGGTAATGAACAAAAAGCTTCTGCTTTTTGGAAAAGAATTGGTGCATATTATTCATCAAGTCCTCCAATATCAAGTCTACCAAAACGAGAATCCAGTAATTACAAGCAAAGGTGGCAGAAAATAAGTGATAGTGTCAGCAAGTTTGTTGGATGCTATAATCAAGCTGTGAGTCAAAGAACTAGTGGTCAGTCTGAAGATGATGTTGTCCAAGTTGCATACCAATTCTACTTCAACGATTACAACACTAAATTTGTGCTGGAACATGCATGGAGGGAGCACCGTCATAACCAAAAATGGTGTAGTTCTTACAGCTCTCAAAATTCTAAGAGTGGTGGAAGttcaaaaagaacaaaattGGATAAAGCTGGCACATTTTCTTCCAGCTCTAACACGGAAAGTAACATAGACAAAGAATTTATGGCTCATCCCCTTGGTGTGAAGTCATCAAAGCGCAAAGAAAAGAAGGTTTTTACTAAAACAACACAAGAAGAAAGGAAGTCCAACTCTCAATCAAGGCTCGAGAACTTGTGGGCTCTGAAGGAGAAATACATAGCTGAGATAAAGAAACTAACAAAGATGGAACTCCTTAAAAGTCTTCTAGGAGAAACAGAACAACTTtcagagaaagaagaaactTTGAAGAACAAAATCATTGATGAGATGTTGTAA
- the LOC125588748 gene encoding pectinesterase inhibitor 12-like, whose amino-acid sequence MKFFVSVALFFLFLNCFATAQTLIQDSCKTAAKDPTLNYDFCVQSLEQDPQSKTATTLKGLVLASTTNAESKTTNVKGIVETILKNKTYPPGSESALSTCVELYDDANNSLNEALMNVKSGDYKSANIDLSAALDAPGTCEDGFKETHEKSPVTNENNDLFQKIVIPLVFTNML is encoded by the coding sequence atgaagtTCTTCGTTTCAGTTGCattgttctttctcttcttaAACTGTTTCGCTACCGCGCAAACTCTTATTCAAGATTCTTGCAAAACAGCTGCAAAAGACCCTACTCTCAATTATGATTTTTGCGTCCAGTCTCTTGAACAAGATCCACAGAGCAAAACCGCAACTACTCTAAAAGGATTGGTCTTAGCATCAACTACTAACGCTGAGTCCAAAACAACTAATGTGAAAGGGATAGTTGAGACTATTCTCAAGAACAAAACGTATCCACCGGGTTCTGAATCTGCGTTAAGCACTTGCGTAGAGCTTTATGACGATGCTAATAATTCTTTAAATGAAGCTTTGATGAACGTTAAATCCGGCGATTACAAAAGTGCTAATATAGATCTGAGTGCTGCTTTGGATGCACCGGGCACTTGCGAAGATGGTTTCAAAGAGACGCACGAGAAATCTCCCGTTACGAACGAAAACAATGATTTGTTTCAGAAGATTGTGATTCCTTTAGTTTTTACAAATATGCTCTGA